ACAAAGACACTTGATGATCCAGCCGCATGACAACCGTGTAGTCCGGCACCACCGGATCGGCCTGATCGGGCTGGCAGCGTTGCAACAACAGGTAGTGGCGTACGCTCAAGCCGTAGTCGCTCACGCTCTGTTGAATGCTGGCCAGCAGACGCTCAAGTTCATCCTTGCGCCCACCCTGGTAATCGCAAGTGGTTAACAAAATGATGTCGGCAAAAGACCGGGTAGCTACGGGAACGGATAACGGTTTCATAGCCGACCTCCAGTCAACACCGCCAGCGTGCGCGGTAGCACAATGCGTAAGGCGCTCCAGACCAGCAGGCACACGCCAATGACCAGCAACGGGATTACAAAATACAAAACCAGAGCGCCGGTCGCGTCGGGCCGGACCACGTAGTAAATCAGTTTGCGCATGCCCATCATCAGCGGTTCATGCGCGGCAAACACAAAGAAGCTGGCGGAAGCGGCCCACAACAACCCGCGATGCAATGTGGGGCGCGATGGCACCATACCCGCCAGCCAGTACGCAGAGATCAAGCCGCTCAAGATCATGATCTGGTGCGGCGCAGCGCCAAATCCCCATTCGTAGACGGCATTCAACGTCGATAGGGCGGCCAGCAATAGCGTCAAGACGGCGGCCCATGGGCCTACGCGATCCAGCGCGCTCAAGTCCAGACGATGAAACGCGATATAGGCGCCCGCCATGAAAAACAGGGGCGGCTCATCAAATGGCGGAATACCAGGTAACACCTGCAAAAACCATGCCGCCAGCATCAAAACCATCACCACATGACTCGCCGCCCGTAGCAACCAGTAGGCGGGCAAGGCCAGCAGCACCAGCACCATCAAGTCACGGATAAACCAGAACTGATAGGCGGCGGGATAACGGCGCCAGCCAACAAATTGATCAAGCCAGTCCAGTGCACCAAACTGGGACACCGGCACGTTCTGGCCCGAAACAAATGAACTGGCGGCGGGCAGGCTTTGCAATGCGGCATAGAGCCCGATCACCAGCAGGTTCCACAGCAGATAGGGAATAAGCAGCGTGGGCACGCGCTTTTTCAGCCGCGAGCCATACTCAGCCAGCGTGCCGTGGAAGTTCCAGAAAAACAGATAGCCCGAGATCAGGAAGAAGCCCGGCACCGCCACGCGGCACAGCTCTTGCGAAAAGAACTCGCGCACCATCCATGACTCGGGCGAGGAATACATATTGCCGATGCGGAACGAAGACATCCCCACCGTCGTAACGAAGCTGTGGATGTACACCACGGCGACGATCAGTGGAAACCGCAGCAAGGCAAAGCGCTGCGAGATTGCGGCTGGCATCGCCAGATCATGGCCGGACCGTAGATTGGCGGCGGCGCGCGCGGCCGCCCCCATCACCTGGCTATCAGAAGCACTCATAGGCACCTCTTCAGCACTGTCTGCACAAACGAAACCTGGCACGGTTTATTTAGTGCTTGCATGTTCAAGCATCTCCCGACATTGGCACTCAAATCTGGATGCCCCATTTACCGCGCCAGCCGTGGCGTTTTCGCTCTACGGGCAGGCTTTGGGGTCATGACACAACTGTTTTTATTAGCTACTCAACCTTGCAAGCGCTGAGCAGCGCGAACGTCTCTTGTCCCACTTAAAGCGCGCGGGCCTGCGCCACCCCGCATGGCACGAGGCATGACTTTGGGTAATTTGTGAGCGGGCTCGGCCAGAGCCGCGCCACTGAATGCGGCGAGCACAACCATGAAGCAGCTCGTTGCCGTGAAGGTGTTGTCGGAATAAGAGTCCAGAAAGAACATGCCCACCGAAACGACAAACGCCAGG
This genomic interval from Silvimonas soli contains the following:
- a CDS encoding acyltransferase family protein; this translates as MSASDSQVMGAAARAAANLRSGHDLAMPAAISQRFALLRFPLIVAVVYIHSFVTTVGMSSFRIGNMYSSPESWMVREFFSQELCRVAVPGFFLISGYLFFWNFHGTLAEYGSRLKKRVPTLLIPYLLWNLLVIGLYAALQSLPAASSFVSGQNVPVSQFGALDWLDQFVGWRRYPAAYQFWFIRDLMVLVLLALPAYWLLRAASHVVMVLMLAAWFLQVLPGIPPFDEPPLFFMAGAYIAFHRLDLSALDRVGPWAAVLTLLLAALSTLNAVYEWGFGAAPHQIMILSGLISAYWLAGMVPSRPTLHRGLLWAASASFFVFAAHEPLMMGMRKLIYYVVRPDATGALVLYFVIPLLVIGVCLLVWSALRIVLPRTLAVLTGGRL